The genomic DNA CTCCAAACTATTGGGGACGGCCGTTCGAGATGCCGGTCGACATCGAATCGGTCCAGCTCCCCACGTACTTCTTCTTCGCCGGATCCCACGCGGACATGCCGTGGCCGTGGAACGCCGCGCCGGGCATCACCTCGCCCTTGAAGTCCGTGATCAGGCACAGCCCGCCGCACCCGATCGTGTTGACTTCGACACCCTTGGACGTGGCCGGAGGCGCACCGGGCTGCATGTAGGTCTCGACGACGGCGTCCCAGGTGCCGGCGTCCTCCTTGAGCAGCTCGTGCTCGGCGCCGGGCTTGGGCATCGGCGGCATGCCCTGCGGCGTGCCGGTCTGTGACGATTGCGCGCGCGCCGGCGCCGCGACGAGCAGCACGCAACCCATGGCGAACACGAGCGCTGATTTCCACAACGTCATACGTCCTCCTCCCCCCGAAGCCCCCTGAAACAACGACGTAAGGCCGGCATTCTGCGCTCGTTGACGGCACCAGCACACGTGGCGAGCGCCGCGCCACGCTTCAGGCGGCGTAACTGGCGAGCTGAATGACGCGAAGGCCCGGAACGGGTGGCAGCCGGCGGTCGTTGGTCACGAACGTGGTGCAGTTCATGGACAGCGCTGCGACGAGCTGCAGCGCGTCCGGCGCCTTGACGCCGGTTGCCGCCCGGAGCTGGGCGGCAGCCCGCAGCTGGTCGCGGGTGAGATCGACAATCCGAATTCCCCGGCTGCCCACCAGCAGCGCCTCGTATCGCTCCGCAAGCAGCCTGTCGCCGCCACGGTAGGGTACGACGAGGACCTCCAGCAGCGTGAGCGCAGACGTGACAAGGGTCCGGCTGCCCTGGTCGGCATCGTGAAAGAGGGGCGCGACGATTGGGAGAAAGGCCGGGTGCTCTTCTATGAAGTAGATGAAGACCGCCGTATCGATCGCGACGTCCTTCCCGACCTCGTCGATCAGTCCCATGATCCGCGTTCTTGACGGACATGGGTTGCCGCATCGATGCCCTGCCAGTGCTCCTTGCCAAGGCCCTGCAGATCGAGGATCGACAACGGCTTCGGCTTGTCGAGCGCCTCGGTCAGCAGGCGCGTGACCTCCTGCGCGACGGACCGGCGCTCGCGCCGCGCCCGCGCCTGGAGTTTCCTGTAGAGGCCGTCGGGCAGGTTCTTGATGTTCAGCGTCGCCACCAGAGCGTATCCTCCATTTTTCCTCCATTTTGGAGGAAGAAGACGGCGGTTGTCAAACGGCCGGCGAACTCCCCCAGTCCACCGCCGGAGACGCCAAGAAGCGCTACATCCTCGAGAGCCTCTTCACGAAGGCCCCCGCCCCCGCTTTCCCGGTGAACTTCCCGCCATCGACGATGACGCGGCCGCG from Acidobacteriota bacterium includes the following:
- a CDS encoding PIN domain-containing protein; its protein translation is MGLIDEVGKDVAIDTAVFIYFIEEHPAFLPIVAPLFHDADQGSRTLVTSALTLLEVLVVPYRGGDRLLAERYEALLVGSRGIRIVDLTRDQLRAAAQLRAATGVKAPDALQLVAALSMNCTTFVTNDRRLPPVPGLRVIQLASYAA
- a CDS encoding DUF1579 family protein, whose amino-acid sequence is MTLWKSALVFAMGCVLLVAAPARAQSSQTGTPQGMPPMPKPGAEHELLKEDAGTWDAVVETYMQPGAPPATSKGVEVNTIGCGGLCLITDFKGEVMPGAAFHGHGMSAWDPAKKKYVGSWTDSMSTGISNGRPQ